A window from Sus scrofa isolate TJ Tabasco breed Duroc chromosome 2, Sscrofa11.1, whole genome shotgun sequence encodes these proteins:
- the TMEM173 gene encoding stimulator of interferon genes protein (The RefSeq protein has 2 substitutions compared to this genomic sequence), translating to MPYSSLHPSIPQPRGLRAQVAALVLLGACLVALWGLGELPEYTLRWLVLHLASQQIGLLVKGLCSLAEELCHVHSRYQSSYWRAARACLGCPIRCGALLLLSCYFYFSIRDKAGLPLPWMLALLGLSQALNILLGLQHLAPAEVSAICEKRNFNVAHGLAWSYYIGYLRLILPGLRARIQAYNQRHKNVLGGIGNHRLHILFPLDCGVPDDLSVADPNIRFLHELPQQSADRAGIKGRVYTNSIYELLENGQPAGVCVLGYATPLQTLFAMSQDGRAGFSREDRLEQAKLFCRTLEDILADAPEAQNNCRLIVYQEPTEGGSFSLSQEILRHLRQEEREVTMGSAETSVVPTSSTLSQEPELLISGMEQPLPLRSDIF from the exons ATGCCCTACTCCAGcctgcatccatccatcccacagcccaggggcCTCAGGGCTCAGGTGGCAGCCTTGGTCCTTCTAGGTGCCTGCTTGGTGGCcctttgggggctgggggagctgcCAGAATACACGCTCCGGTGGCTGGTGCTCCACCTGGCCTCCCAGCAGATAGGACTGCTGGTGAAGGGGCTCTGCAGTCTGGCGGAGGAGCTGTGCCACGTCCACTCCAG GTACCAGAGCAGCTACTGGAGGGCTGCGCGGGCCTGCCTGGGCTGCCCCATCCGCTGTGGAGCCCTGCTGCTGCTGTCCTGCTACTTCTACTTCTCCATCCGAGACAAGGctggcctgcccctcccctggaTGCTGGCCCTCCTGGGCCTCTCGCAGGCCCTAAACATCCTCCTGGGCCTCCAG CACCTGGCCCCAGCTGAAGTCTCTGCAATCTGTGAAAAAAGGAACTTCAACGTGGCTCATGGACTGGCCTGGTCTTATTACATCGGGTACCTGCGGCTGATCCTCCCAG GGCTCCGGGCTCGGATCCAAGCTTATAATCAGCGCCACAAGAACGTACTCGGGGGCATAGGGAACCACCGGCTGCACATCCTCTTCCCGTTGGACTGTGGGGTGCCCGATGACCTGAGCGTGGCTGACCCCAACATTCGCTTCCTGCACGAGCTGCCCCAGCAAAGTGCCGACCGTGCTGGCATCAAGGGCCGGGTGTACACCAACAGCATCTATGAGCTTCTGGAGAACGGGCAGCCG gcaggcgTCTGTGTCCTGGAGTACGCCACTCCCTTGCAGACCTTGTTCGCCATGTCACAGGATGGCCGCGCTGGCTTCAGCCGGGAGGATCGGCTCGAGCAGGCCAAACTCTTCTGCCGGACCCTCGAAGACATCCTGGCAGTTGCGCCTGAGGCTCAGAACAACTGCCGCCTCATTGTCTACCAGG aacccacagagggaggcagcTTCTCCCTGTCGCAGGAGATTCTCCGGCACCTTCGGCAGGAGGAAAGGGAGGTTACCATGGGCAGTGCGGAGACCTCAGTGGTGCCCACTTCCTCCACGCTGTCCCAAGAGCCTGAGCTCCTCATCAGTGGCATGGAACAGCCTCTTCCACTCCGCTCAGATATCTTCTGA